A part of Propioniciclava coleopterorum genomic DNA contains:
- a CDS encoding cadmium resistance transporter: MILSSVLQAIGLFIATNIDDIIVLSLFFARGVGQRGTTARILVGQYLGFAGILGASVLVTLGAGAFLPPEVIPYFGLIPLGLGLWAAWQAWRNRGADDDDEAKVEGKKVGVWTVAGVTFANGGDNIGVYVPVFLSVGPAAVVAYCIVFLALVAALVGLGKFVATRRPIAELLERWEHILFPIVLIGLGIFILVSGGAFGL; encoded by the coding sequence ATGATCCTGTCCTCCGTCCTGCAGGCGATCGGCCTATTCATCGCCACGAACATCGATGACATCATCGTGCTCTCACTGTTCTTCGCCCGAGGCGTGGGCCAGCGCGGGACCACCGCCCGAATCCTGGTCGGACAGTACCTCGGGTTCGCTGGCATCCTGGGCGCTTCCGTGCTGGTGACGCTCGGGGCGGGAGCGTTCCTGCCGCCAGAGGTCATCCCCTACTTCGGACTCATTCCGCTGGGGTTGGGACTTTGGGCTGCGTGGCAAGCCTGGCGCAACCGCGGTGCCGACGATGACGATGAGGCAAAGGTCGAGGGCAAGAAGGTTGGGGTGTGGACGGTGGCCGGGGTGACCTTCGCCAACGGCGGGGACAACATCGGCGTCTACGTCCCGGTCTTCCTCAGCGTGGGCCCAGCGGCCGTGGTGGCGTACTGCATCGTGTTCCTCGCCCTGGTCGCCGCCCTCGTCGGCCTGGGCAAGTTCGTCGCCACCCGCCGACCGATCGCCGAACTCCTGGAACGCTGGGAACACATCCTGTTCCCGATCGTGCTCATCGGCCTGGGCATCTTCATCCTCGTCAGTGGTGGTGCCTTCGGCCTCTGA
- a CDS encoding signal peptidase II, which yields MTDPLDGSAPSPGKADAVEASSAGPAAARVRLRWFLLACAVAAGAVLIDQGSKALALAQLSEDDRIPLLGDWLGLQLAFNPGTVMSLGAGATWLLTVIAAAASVALLVAATRARTVGWAVAIGLVWGGAVGNLLDRLFAPPEFGRGHVTDFLAYGNLFIGNLADVILGFGVALGVLLYLRGPHHTRNGQ from the coding sequence ATGACCGATCCCCTTGACGGCTCCGCTCCCTCCCCGGGAAAAGCGGATGCCGTGGAAGCGAGTTCTGCCGGCCCGGCGGCGGCGCGCGTCCGGCTCCGCTGGTTCCTGCTCGCGTGCGCCGTCGCCGCTGGCGCGGTGCTGATCGATCAAGGCAGCAAGGCACTCGCCCTCGCTCAGCTCAGCGAGGATGACCGTATTCCGCTCTTGGGAGACTGGCTCGGCTTGCAGCTCGCGTTCAACCCCGGCACCGTGATGTCCCTCGGAGCCGGCGCAACCTGGCTGCTCACCGTCATCGCCGCGGCGGCCTCTGTCGCTCTACTCGTCGCCGCAACCCGCGCCCGCACCGTCGGGTGGGCGGTCGCGATCGGCCTGGTGTGGGGAGGCGCGGTCGGCAACCTGCTGGACCGGCTGTTCGCCCCTCCCGAGTTTGGCCGCGGTCACGTCACCGACTTCCTCGCCTACGGCAACCTGTTCATCGGCAACCTTGCCGACGTCATCCTCGGTTTCGGCGTCGCCCTGGGCGTCCTGCTTTACCTCCGAGGCCCACACCACACCAGGAACGGACAATGA